Proteins from a single region of Magnetococcales bacterium:
- a CDS encoding ATP-dependent helicase yields the protein MNINDNQRRAIEWNHGALLVLAGPGSGKTRVLVDRAARLLKEFPDSSVLALTFTTKAADEMRERLNESIGGRSDRAHLCTFHSFAGDILRQHGSHVGIQPDFSILTLDEDRFSLIEYAMATLECDTSSIPRDWKNLLVILDYLFRESYDGESRVSRMVPAPSWIPELFRRYCELLKKNNRLCYGGLLYFARKLLAENAGVARLTRLTWQFVCVDEFQDTNRAQYDLLKLLVDGPQPNLFIVADDDQIIYQWNGASPERLLGLQVDFSMELVQLPKNYRCPPVIITMANHLIGHNRRRSPGKQPLEANKGVDHSQVLKLLSFQYEDDEVMSIPTAIKQSGWNPEDCVVLARSTKLLARAAEALRNCGLTPYRSQRKNEFECASVRWLHAVLRLANARHDREFLRRVCVTWLDFTEISIEVNDVEVAAALNGGDFLRAWVAVASMKIEPMTMASVDQNAIRSLLGRVDHDLVDRLTFMDLLEFFWAEKWLDNPLEKEEIDTWKELHGALMQAYSLENVTLHLYLQEMDLKQKAVARVPGSIPCLTVHGAKGMEFKHVFLIGMAEEVFPSYQAVKKGPDSREMEEERRSCFVAITRTEETLHMSWSHSYNGYQKQRSRFLEEMGFRKESP from the coding sequence ATGAATATCAACGACAATCAAAGGCGTGCGATTGAATGGAACCATGGGGCACTATTGGTATTGGCTGGCCCTGGTTCAGGTAAAACGAGAGTCTTGGTTGATCGAGCGGCGCGTCTTCTCAAGGAATTTCCCGACTCAAGCGTTCTGGCGCTCACTTTCACGACGAAAGCTGCCGACGAAATGCGCGAGCGACTGAATGAATCGATTGGAGGACGTTCTGACCGTGCCCATCTCTGCACCTTCCACTCATTTGCCGGGGATATTTTACGTCAGCATGGAAGCCATGTAGGAATACAGCCTGATTTTTCGATTCTCACTCTTGATGAAGACCGTTTTTCTTTGATTGAATATGCGATGGCCACGCTGGAGTGCGATACTTCATCCATTCCACGCGACTGGAAGAATCTATTAGTAATTCTTGACTATTTGTTCAGGGAATCGTATGACGGGGAATCCAGGGTATCCAGAATGGTTCCCGCCCCATCGTGGATACCTGAATTGTTCAGGAGGTACTGTGAATTATTGAAAAAAAACAACCGCCTATGTTATGGAGGACTATTGTATTTTGCGCGGAAATTGCTTGCGGAAAACGCTGGAGTGGCGCGTTTGACGCGGTTGACTTGGCAATTCGTCTGTGTTGATGAATTTCAAGATACCAACCGTGCGCAATATGATTTGCTCAAGTTGCTTGTTGATGGTCCCCAGCCAAATCTGTTTATCGTGGCTGATGATGATCAAATCATTTATCAGTGGAATGGCGCAAGTCCAGAAAGATTGCTGGGGTTGCAGGTCGATTTCAGCATGGAATTAGTCCAACTTCCAAAGAACTACCGCTGCCCACCTGTGATTATTACCATGGCCAATCATCTGATTGGTCATAATCGGAGAAGATCACCAGGAAAACAACCCCTTGAAGCAAATAAGGGTGTTGATCATTCGCAGGTCCTCAAATTACTGTCATTTCAATATGAAGATGACGAGGTTATGTCAATTCCAACCGCAATTAAACAATCCGGATGGAATCCTGAAGATTGTGTCGTTCTTGCGCGTTCGACAAAGCTGCTTGCGCGTGCGGCGGAGGCCTTGAGAAACTGTGGACTTACCCCCTATAGGTCACAACGGAAAAACGAGTTTGAGTGTGCCTCGGTGCGTTGGCTACACGCAGTGCTCAGGCTTGCCAACGCCAGACATGATCGGGAATTTTTGCGACGGGTTTGTGTGACATGGTTGGATTTTACCGAAATATCGATCGAAGTGAATGATGTCGAAGTCGCGGCGGCGCTGAACGGGGGTGACTTTCTGCGTGCATGGGTCGCTGTCGCTTCCATGAAGATTGAACCAATGACAATGGCATCGGTTGATCAAAATGCGATTCGGTCGTTGCTGGGTCGAGTGGATCATGATCTTGTGGACCGTCTGACCTTCATGGATTTGCTTGAGTTTTTTTGGGCCGAAAAGTGGTTGGACAACCCACTGGAGAAAGAAGAAATCGATACCTGGAAGGAATTGCATGGCGCATTGATGCAAGCGTATTCACTGGAAAACGTGACGCTTCATCTTTACTTGCAGGAAATGGATTTAAAACAAAAGGCGGTCGCGCGAGTTCCCGGCTCGATCCCGTGCCTTACGGTGCATGGGGCCAAAGGCATGGAGTTCAAACATGTATTCCTTATCGGGATGGCTGAAGAGGTCTTTCCTTCCTATCAGGCGGTCAAGAAGGGGCCGGACAGTCGGGAAATGGAAGAGGAACGTCGCAGCTGCTTTGTCGCGATCACACGAACCGAAGAGACGCTCCATATGAGTTGGTCTCATTCCTACAACGGTTACCAGAAACAGCGCTCGCGCTTTCTCGAAGAAATGGGTTTCAGGAAAGAATCGCCATGA